The Paramicrobacterium fandaimingii DNA segment TGGATGGCATGTGCACAACGAGTACGGGACAATCGACTACGGCCCTCACGCGGCAGAGGCGTTCCGCCGCTGGCTCCGCAGGAAATACGACTCTCTCGACGCGCTCAATGCGGCGTGGGTGACGGCGTTCTGGTCGCAACACTACGACGAGTGGAACGACGTGCTGCCGCCGCGAGCGACTCAGTACCTTCACAATCCGGCACAGGCCGTCGACTTCAAGAGGTTCAACTCCGACGAGATGCTCGAGGCATATCTCGAGCAGAAGGCCGAGATCACGGCATCCGGATCAACCGCCCCCGTCACGACGAACTTCATGCTTCCCACGTGGAACCACCTGGAGCAATGGTCGTGGAGCGACGCGCAGGATGCCGTTTCAATCGACCACTATCTCGACGATCCTGGGATCGACGGAGAGACACATGTTGCCTACTGTGGAGACCTGACGAGATCGTGGGCCGGCGGTCCGTGGCTGCTGATGGAGCAGAACGCCATTGGTATCCGCATGGGCGACAGAACCTCTCTCAAAGAGCCAGATCAAACGATACGCAACTCTCTCGGGTACATCGCGCGCGGCTCGCAGAGCTCACTGTTCTTTCAATGGCGAGCTTCAGCCGGCGGCTCGGAGTTTTGGCATGGGGCTCTCGTTCCTCACGCGGGGGAGGCCTCTCGGGCGTTCGAGGCCGTTGTCGAACTCGGTGGCATCCTCGAGTCCATCTCGGAGGTTGTCGAGCCGCCCACAGACGGCAGAACGTTCGAGGCCGACGTGGCGATTCTGTGGGATGCCGAGGGGTGGTGGTCGACAGAGACTCCTCATCTGCCCAATGACGCCCTGTCGTATTCGGACGAGGTGCGAGCAACCCACCGGTCGCTCTGGCGGGCCGGCATCTCTGTCGACTTTGTGCGCGCAGGCGACGATCTGAGTCGCTATCGACTCGTGATCATTCCGAGCATGTTCGCGATGAGCGAGGCGGATGCCGCGTGGCTGACGTCGTACGTTCGCGCGGGCGGGCAGGTTGTCGTGCAATTCTTCTCGGGCATCGCCGACATGAATCAGCGTGTGATCACCGGGGGGTACCCTGGTGTGCTCCGTGAGCTGCTCGGTGTGCGTGCGGAGGAGATCAGACCGCTGCCCGATGGCGAAACTCTCGAACTCGGGGAGGAGCACTATAGCGAGCTGTGGTCTGAACGCGTGCAGCTCGACGGGGCGACATCGGTCGTCGATTACCGCGAGGGTGCCCTTGCTGGATTGCCTGCCATCACTCGCAACGATGTCGGCGCGGGGGCGGCGACCTACCTCTCGACACGCCTGACGCAGCGGTCGAGAGACCGGTTCTATGCGCGGCTCTGTGTCGACCTCGGCATCGAGCCGGTCGTTTCCGGCGCAGCGGACCTGGGCCTCGAAGCGGTGCGCCGGCGTGGGGCAGCGGCCGACTATCTGTTTCTGCTGCACCACGGCTCGGAGCGTGTCACCGTTTCCGGCGAAGGAGTTGACCTCGTGACAGGGGCCAGCGCCACCGGTCTGTCTCTCGAACCGGGCGGCGTCGCCGTCATCCGCGAATCGTCGCGTGAGTGGATGCTG contains these protein-coding regions:
- a CDS encoding beta-galactosidase, which gives rise to MTQHPYNPGRLLFGGDYNPEQWSRDVWVEDIALMRRAAVNTVSLGIFSWALLEPREGEYDVTWLDDIIALLHEAGIGFFLATPTASPPPWFTRAYPDALPVRADGTKLSHGSRDTYAISAPAYRDASRRIARFLADRYGSHPGLRGWHVHNEYGTIDYGPHAAEAFRRWLRRKYDSLDALNAAWVTAFWSQHYDEWNDVLPPRATQYLHNPAQAVDFKRFNSDEMLEAYLEQKAEITASGSTAPVTTNFMLPTWNHLEQWSWSDAQDAVSIDHYLDDPGIDGETHVAYCGDLTRSWAGGPWLLMEQNAIGIRMGDRTSLKEPDQTIRNSLGYIARGSQSSLFFQWRASAGGSEFWHGALVPHAGEASRAFEAVVELGGILESISEVVEPPTDGRTFEADVAILWDAEGWWSTETPHLPNDALSYSDEVRATHRSLWRAGISVDFVRAGDDLSRYRLVIIPSMFAMSEADAAWLTSYVRAGGQVVVQFFSGIADMNQRVITGGYPGVLRELLGVRAEEIRPLPDGETLELGEEHYSELWSERVQLDGATSVVDYREGALAGLPAITRNDVGAGAATYLSTRLTQRSRDRFYARLCVDLGIEPVVSGAADLGLEAVRRRGAAADYLFLLHHGSERVTVSGEGVDLVTGASATGLSLEPGGVAVIRESSREWMLAAENPSGE